One Micromonospora craniellae genomic region harbors:
- a CDS encoding SRPBCC family protein: MGQGITDPIDIRQDHERFAIQNALVVPATTEQAYAVFTNGLADWWVTEYTWSGPEALAELGMEQRPGGMLYEIGPYGFRSDWGRVLTWDPPRRLVFTWQIGADRAPVPDPAQASEVEVLFTPEGSGTLVEVAHRHFDRHGQAAEGYRQALTAGWHELLSRYATTVVQSRT; this comes from the coding sequence ATGGGACAGGGGATTACCGATCCGATCGACATCCGACAGGATCACGAGCGTTTCGCCATCCAGAACGCGTTGGTGGTCCCCGCCACTACCGAGCAGGCGTACGCGGTGTTCACCAACGGACTCGCCGACTGGTGGGTGACGGAGTACACCTGGTCCGGCCCGGAGGCCCTGGCCGAGCTGGGGATGGAGCAGCGGCCCGGCGGCATGCTCTACGAAATCGGCCCCTACGGTTTCCGTAGCGACTGGGGCAGGGTGCTGACCTGGGATCCGCCCCGGCGGCTGGTGTTCACCTGGCAGATCGGCGCGGACCGCGCGCCGGTGCCCGACCCCGCGCAGGCCAGCGAGGTCGAGGTGCTGTTCACGCCGGAAGGCTCCGGCACACTGGTCGAGGTCGCGCACCGGCACTTCGACCGGCACGGCCAAGCTGCCGAGGGTTACCGGCAGGCGCTGACCGCCGGCTGGCACGAGCTGTTGTCCCGGTACGCCACCACGGTGGTGCAGTCCAGGACGTGA
- a CDS encoding polyprenyl synthetase family protein, translating to MASDRLTGNLLRVGPEQPVGNDDPIRAVLAAYTRDLITAVDETLTDFLAAEVDALTEIDAAMGGFAATARDYVLAGGKRVRPTFAYWGWRGAVGDEPLAPVLPALATLELLHTFALVHDDVMDASATRRGRPTVHVALAAQHAAAGRNGDSRRFGEAVAVLIGDLCMVWADQLLSRAALPPGRLLAVRRGYDRMRVETVAGQYLDILGEADPASWSVDRALRVARYKTASYTVQRPLIFGASLAGVTDDARLTAAYTSYGLCIGEAFQLRDDLLGVYGDPVTTGKPAGDDLRTGKPTALLVLARQMATPAQLRELDGTGDPVGESEVARLAEVVVDTGAVERIERMIDERVEEALAALDTAAVDETARVALAGLAALATARRA from the coding sequence ATGGCCAGCGACCGACTTACCGGTAACCTGCTTCGCGTGGGGCCTGAGCAGCCGGTCGGAAACGATGATCCGATCCGGGCCGTTCTGGCCGCTTACACCCGGGATCTCATCACCGCCGTCGATGAGACCCTCACCGACTTCCTGGCCGCTGAGGTCGACGCGCTGACCGAAATCGACGCGGCGATGGGCGGATTCGCCGCAACCGCACGTGACTACGTCCTCGCCGGCGGCAAGCGGGTCCGCCCCACGTTCGCCTACTGGGGATGGCGCGGCGCCGTCGGCGACGAACCCCTGGCCCCGGTGCTGCCCGCACTGGCCACGTTGGAACTGCTGCACACCTTCGCGTTGGTGCACGACGACGTGATGGACGCGTCCGCCACCCGTCGCGGCCGCCCCACCGTGCACGTGGCGTTGGCCGCCCAGCACGCCGCCGCCGGCCGCAACGGCGACTCGCGCCGCTTCGGGGAGGCTGTCGCGGTGCTGATCGGCGACCTCTGCATGGTCTGGGCCGACCAGTTGCTGTCCCGCGCCGCCCTCCCCCCGGGCCGACTCCTCGCGGTACGCCGCGGGTACGACCGGATGCGGGTGGAGACGGTCGCCGGGCAGTACCTCGACATCCTCGGCGAGGCCGACCCGGCGAGTTGGTCGGTCGACCGGGCGCTGCGGGTGGCCCGCTACAAGACCGCCAGCTACACCGTCCAGCGCCCCCTGATCTTCGGCGCCAGCCTGGCCGGTGTCACCGACGACGCCCGCCTGACCGCGGCGTACACCTCCTACGGCCTCTGCATCGGCGAGGCATTCCAGCTCCGCGACGACCTGCTCGGCGTGTACGGCGACCCGGTCACCACCGGCAAGCCGGCCGGCGACGACCTGCGTACCGGCAAGCCGACCGCGCTGCTCGTGCTGGCTCGACAGATGGCCACTCCGGCGCAGCTGCGGGAGCTGGACGGCACCGGCGACCCGGTCGGCGAGTCGGAGGTCGCCCGGCTGGCGGAGGTGGTCGTCGACACCGGCGCGGTGGAGCGGATCGAGCGGATGATCGACGAGCGGGTCGAGGAGGCGCTGGCGGCGCTCGACACGGCCGCCGTGGACGAGACCGCGCGGGTGGCCCTGGCCGGTCTCGCGGCGTTGGCCACTGCGCGGAGGGCATGA
- a CDS encoding PPOX class F420-dependent oxidoreductase, which yields MTTLDRLSAEKYILLTTFRKDGRAVPTPVWAVRDGDALAVWSAADAGKVKRIRRSGDVTVAPCDVRGRPHGEAVPARASLYDPGATDRIRGLIKQKYRVIGRLTLLGSRLRRGTGGTVGIRVELTG from the coding sequence GTGACCACGTTGGACCGCCTCTCGGCGGAGAAGTACATACTCCTCACGACCTTCCGCAAGGACGGCCGCGCGGTGCCGACCCCGGTCTGGGCGGTACGCGACGGCGACGCGCTTGCGGTGTGGTCTGCGGCGGACGCCGGCAAGGTGAAGCGGATCCGCCGTAGTGGGGATGTCACGGTGGCCCCGTGCGACGTGCGCGGTCGGCCCCATGGCGAGGCGGTGCCCGCCCGGGCGAGCCTCTACGACCCCGGAGCGACCGACCGCATCCGGGGGCTGATCAAGCAGAAGTACCGAGTGATCGGGCGGCTGACGCTGCTCGGCAGCCGGCTGCGCCGGGGCACCGGCGGCACGGTGGGGATCCGGGTCGAGCTGACCGGCTGA
- a CDS encoding MerR family transcriptional regulator, with amino-acid sequence MADEALSAGAVARRLGVAVTTLRTWHQRYGLGPSEHVPGHHRRYTPADLARLEVMRRLTCEGVSPAEAARWARQTPVTTANGVARSRTARDGGGHTIPVGRAGPAARGLARAAMRLDSAAIDETISRSLAGDGVIDTWDKLLRPVLAGIGQRHAATAALIEVEHLMSRCVSAAFAATTATRPALGSPRILLSCADEEQHSLPLEALAAALAEIGVGHRLLGARVPVAALLEAIDRTGPAAVVVWSHTRATADPAQLSALLTAPRRPLLVLAAGPGWRAESLPAGVIRPIDLTEAVSLVVAVRDSLDHPAAS; translated from the coding sequence GTGGCCGATGAGGCGCTGAGCGCGGGGGCGGTCGCCCGGCGACTCGGCGTCGCGGTGACCACCCTGCGCACCTGGCACCAACGCTACGGCCTCGGGCCCAGCGAACACGTACCCGGACACCACCGTCGCTACACGCCGGCCGACCTGGCGCGGCTGGAGGTCATGCGACGGCTCACCTGTGAAGGGGTCAGTCCGGCTGAGGCGGCCCGCTGGGCCCGGCAGACCCCCGTCACGACGGCGAACGGCGTCGCCCGGTCGAGAACCGCGCGGGACGGCGGGGGCCACACCATCCCGGTGGGCCGCGCCGGTCCGGCGGCGCGCGGTCTGGCCCGCGCCGCGATGCGGCTGGACTCGGCCGCGATCGACGAGACGATCTCCCGCAGCCTGGCCGGCGATGGTGTGATCGACACCTGGGACAAGCTGCTGCGTCCGGTGCTGGCCGGTATCGGGCAGCGGCACGCCGCGACCGCCGCGCTGATCGAGGTGGAGCACCTGATGTCGCGCTGCGTCTCGGCGGCGTTCGCCGCGACCACGGCCACCCGTCCCGCCCTCGGGTCACCTCGCATCCTGTTGTCCTGCGCCGACGAGGAGCAGCACAGCCTGCCGCTGGAGGCGCTGGCAGCCGCGCTGGCCGAGATCGGTGTCGGGCACCGGTTGCTCGGTGCCCGGGTTCCGGTGGCGGCACTGCTGGAGGCGATCGACCGGACCGGACCGGCCGCCGTGGTGGTCTGGTCGCACACCCGGGCCACGGCCGACCCCGCCCAGCTCAGCGCCCTGCTCACCGCTCCCCGTCGGCCACTGCTGGTCCTCGCGGCCGGTCCGGGCTGGCGGGCCGAGAGCCTGCCGGCCGGGGTGATCCGCCCGATCGACCTGACCGAGGCGGTGTCGCTCGTCGTCGCCGTACGCGACTCGCTCGACCATCCGGCCGCATCCTGA
- a CDS encoding class I SAM-dependent methyltransferase: MTGEPRIGDVFGELLRDALAVATGVGPRPLAGGRLPRPVIEIIERDDGLVNGAPAAHYLAGPQEWQPHDHRAVDRARGATLDVGVGAGRIALLLQERGVPVTGLDVSPGALAVCRRRGVRDLVHGTVDEHCASGRRYDTFLLLGNNLGLFEGRERAPAFLAALAAMANPGAQVIAHGTDPYGTTDPLHSGYHEHNRRRGRLGGQLRLRLRYRELGTPWFDYLVCSPDELVELVRGTAWRLTDVDDRDAPYYLATLRLDA; encoded by the coding sequence GTGACGGGGGAACCAAGGATCGGTGACGTCTTCGGGGAACTGCTGCGCGACGCGCTGGCGGTGGCGACCGGAGTCGGCCCACGGCCGCTGGCCGGCGGGCGGCTGCCCCGACCGGTCATCGAGATCATCGAACGGGACGACGGGCTGGTCAACGGGGCACCCGCCGCGCACTACCTGGCCGGTCCGCAGGAGTGGCAACCACACGACCACCGGGCCGTGGACCGGGCTCGCGGCGCGACACTGGACGTCGGCGTCGGCGCCGGCCGGATCGCGCTGCTGTTGCAGGAGCGTGGCGTACCGGTGACCGGGCTGGACGTCTCGCCCGGCGCGCTCGCGGTGTGCCGTCGTCGGGGCGTACGCGACCTGGTGCACGGCACGGTCGACGAGCACTGCGCCAGCGGGCGGCGCTACGACACGTTCCTGTTGCTCGGCAACAATCTCGGTCTGTTCGAGGGCCGGGAACGCGCACCCGCCTTCCTGGCGGCCCTCGCCGCGATGGCCAACCCAGGGGCGCAGGTGATCGCGCACGGCACCGACCCGTACGGCACCACCGATCCGCTGCACAGCGGCTACCACGAGCACAACCGTCGACGGGGCCGCCTCGGCGGGCAGCTCCGCCTGCGACTGCGCTACCGCGAACTCGGTACGCCCTGGTTCGACTACCTGGTCTGCTCGCCGGACGAACTCGTTGAGCTGGTCCGGGGCACCGCCTGGCGACTGACCGACGTGGACGACCGGGACGCCCCGTACTACCTCGCGACGCTGCGCCTGGACGCTTGA
- a CDS encoding 3-hydroxyacyl-CoA dehydrogenase family protein, with protein MTERFVVVGAGTMGLGIGYVAAGAGHPVELVEVDRDRGAAAMTRLADLWDRGVRRGKLTVAQAAANQERVTLRAGLAEVAAEPQVIVEAVPERLDLKRAVLAEAEALHPALLGSNTSSIPIAELAEGLTRPERFCGLHFFNPVWAMALLEIVVGSATASETTAAAVTLATRLGKDPVVVRDMPGFATSRLGVALGLEAIRMVADGVADPADIDKAMVLGYRHPVGPLELTDLVGLDVRLDIARTLQAAYGDRFAPPPLLVEMVAAGRLGKKSGQGFYHWADGVRSGGTAQSEAGDGTPGGASADRTGTAR; from the coding sequence GTGACTGAACGATTCGTGGTGGTGGGTGCCGGCACCATGGGTCTCGGCATCGGGTACGTGGCGGCCGGTGCCGGCCACCCGGTGGAACTGGTCGAGGTGGACCGGGATCGCGGTGCGGCGGCCATGACCCGACTCGCCGACCTGTGGGACCGGGGCGTGCGGCGCGGCAAGCTGACCGTGGCACAGGCCGCCGCGAACCAGGAACGCGTCACGCTGCGGGCAGGGCTCGCCGAGGTGGCTGCGGAGCCGCAGGTGATCGTGGAGGCGGTGCCGGAACGGCTCGACCTCAAGCGGGCCGTGCTGGCCGAGGCGGAGGCGCTGCACCCGGCCCTGCTGGGCAGCAACACCTCCAGCATCCCGATCGCCGAGCTGGCCGAGGGACTGACCCGGCCCGAACGCTTCTGCGGGCTGCACTTCTTCAACCCGGTCTGGGCGATGGCGCTGCTGGAGATCGTGGTCGGGTCGGCCACTGCGTCGGAGACCACCGCCGCCGCCGTCACGCTCGCCACCCGGCTCGGCAAGGACCCGGTCGTGGTACGCGACATGCCGGGCTTCGCCACCTCCCGGCTCGGGGTGGCGCTCGGCCTGGAGGCGATCCGGATGGTCGCCGACGGGGTGGCCGATCCGGCCGACATCGACAAGGCGATGGTGCTCGGCTACCGGCACCCGGTCGGGCCGTTGGAGTTGACCGACCTGGTGGGCCTGGACGTACGCCTCGACATCGCGCGTACCCTCCAGGCCGCGTACGGGGACCGGTTCGCGCCGCCACCGCTGCTGGTGGAGATGGTGGCTGCCGGTCGGCTGGGCAAGAAGTCCGGGCAGGGCTTCTACCACTGGGCCGACGGCGTACGCTCCGGCGGCACGGCGCAATCCGAGGCGGGCGACGGCACGCCGGGCGGTGCCTCCGCCGACCGGACGGGGACGGCCCGATGA
- a CDS encoding polysaccharide deacetylase family protein has translation MRTRVLLACATSLVLLVTGCGDGGKSPEATAPSSPPPSAALPPEPSPSPTLAPTKPPLRALPAKLPAGLIRTTGTEEVALTFDDGPDPTWTPKVLDRLKEAGVTATFCVVGVQVRKHPDLLRRIVREGHQLCNHSWNHDLDLARRPIAEIRADLVRTTREIRRAVPDAEIPFYRQPGGRWTAEVVRVAKRLDMRSLHWTVDPKDWARPTAATIEKRVMRTAKPGAVVLLHDGGGNRAATLAACAKMIAGLKRDLGIKQLS, from the coding sequence ATGCGTACCCGTGTCCTGCTCGCGTGTGCCACGAGCCTGGTCCTGCTGGTGACCGGCTGCGGCGATGGCGGAAAGTCGCCCGAGGCGACCGCCCCGTCCAGCCCTCCTCCGTCGGCCGCACTGCCGCCGGAGCCGTCGCCGTCACCGACGCTCGCACCGACCAAGCCCCCGTTGCGGGCGCTGCCGGCGAAGCTGCCGGCCGGGCTGATCCGCACCACCGGGACCGAGGAGGTGGCACTCACCTTCGACGACGGGCCCGATCCCACCTGGACGCCGAAGGTGCTCGACCGCCTCAAAGAGGCCGGCGTCACCGCCACCTTCTGCGTGGTCGGCGTCCAGGTCCGCAAGCATCCCGACCTGCTCCGGCGGATCGTCCGGGAGGGGCACCAGCTCTGCAACCACAGCTGGAACCACGACCTCGACCTCGCCCGGCGTCCGATCGCCGAGATCCGCGCCGACCTGGTACGGACGACCAGGGAGATCCGGCGGGCGGTGCCCGACGCGGAGATCCCGTTCTACCGCCAGCCCGGCGGCCGGTGGACCGCCGAGGTGGTCCGGGTCGCCAAACGGCTGGACATGCGGTCGCTGCACTGGACGGTGGATCCGAAGGACTGGGCCAGGCCGACCGCCGCCACGATCGAGAAGCGGGTGATGCGCACCGCCAAGCCCGGCGCTGTGGTGCTGCTGCACGACGGAGGCGGTAACCGGGCCGCCACCCTCGCCGCCTGCGCCAAGATGATCGCCGGTCTGAAGCGCGACCTCGGCATCAAGCAGCTCAGCTAG
- a CDS encoding enoyl-CoA hydratase/isomerase family protein → MSGGLRAEERPDRLVVTLDRPEKRNAIDADLIAALHEVCAELEAHPRMLLLTGGTDGIFAGGADIGQLRERGRLDALAAINSAAFARIRSLPMPTVAAVDGPALGGGAELAYACDLRVCTERAVFGQPEVRLGILAGAGATHRLPTLIGEARAKELLFTGRRVDAAEASRIGLVNRVVSGPEELLPAAHELIDEMAKGSALALRLTKLAVDAPPAAHPHLDLVSQAVLFEDDEKRRRMTEFLERRRGR, encoded by the coding sequence ATGAGCGGCGGGCTGCGGGCCGAGGAACGCCCGGATCGGCTGGTGGTCACCCTGGACCGGCCGGAGAAGCGCAACGCCATCGACGCCGACCTGATCGCCGCGCTGCACGAGGTCTGTGCCGAACTGGAGGCCCACCCCCGGATGCTGCTGCTGACCGGCGGCACCGACGGGATCTTCGCCGGTGGCGCCGACATCGGCCAACTGCGCGAGCGGGGCCGCCTGGACGCGCTGGCCGCGATCAACTCGGCCGCGTTCGCCCGGATCCGGTCGTTGCCGATGCCGACGGTGGCGGCCGTCGACGGTCCCGCGCTCGGCGGCGGCGCCGAGCTGGCGTACGCCTGCGATCTGCGGGTGTGCACCGAGCGGGCGGTCTTCGGTCAGCCGGAGGTGCGGCTCGGCATCCTGGCCGGTGCCGGCGCGACGCACCGGCTGCCGACGCTGATCGGCGAGGCGCGGGCCAAGGAGCTGCTGTTCACCGGTCGCCGGGTGGACGCCGCGGAAGCGTCCCGGATCGGTCTGGTCAACCGGGTGGTGTCCGGACCGGAGGAGTTGCTGCCGGCCGCCCACGAGCTGATCGACGAGATGGCGAAGGGTTCGGCGCTGGCGCTGCGGCTGACCAAGCTCGCCGTCGACGCGCCGCCCGCCGCCCACCCGCACCTGGACCTGGTCAGCCAGGCGGTGCTCTTCGAGGACGACGAGAAACGTCGCCGGATGACGGAGTTCCTGGAACGCCGCCGCGGACGCTGA
- a CDS encoding ABC transporter substrate-binding protein — protein MHMSRGTRAAILATCATLLLATSACGNDQAEEASANQVRLYGTDGNMLNSYPEELKDRANLVDGMKGTTPLTPLPENFKNRLRSVDAGLTDFLYAAEAYDAVVISALATELAGSTNPAAIARQIVGVTNDGTRCETPAQCLRLARDGDDIEYRSVSITRAGFTDAGEPATASYATLHFDNQQLNDAKTEFVGAGDESAASTKAPPRGNRQPGRSDPLVLGGLLPKTGDLALAYPPMAAGAALAIKEINAAGGVLGEDVVWIDGDDGTSPTVARRTIANHVDAGVHVIIGAGASGISTAVLPDVVKAGRILFSPSNTAASLTDADDNGLYFRTAPPDSLQGRALADVILRDGPQKIAIVARADAYGEGLQDAVRAELERAGFGGDKVKLLGYEPGESAEAAPINFSDGARQIKEFGADAVLIIGFGESAAVIRALADADVPLAALGR, from the coding sequence ATGCACATGTCACGCGGCACGCGGGCGGCAATCCTGGCCACCTGCGCCACCCTCCTGCTCGCCACCAGCGCATGCGGGAACGACCAGGCCGAGGAGGCGAGCGCCAACCAGGTGCGCCTCTACGGTACGGACGGCAACATGCTCAACTCGTACCCGGAAGAGTTGAAGGATCGCGCCAACCTGGTCGACGGCATGAAGGGCACCACCCCCCTGACACCGCTGCCGGAGAACTTCAAGAACCGGCTACGGTCCGTCGACGCAGGGCTGACCGACTTCCTCTACGCCGCCGAGGCGTACGACGCGGTGGTGATCAGCGCCCTCGCGACGGAACTCGCCGGCAGCACCAACCCGGCGGCCATCGCCCGGCAGATCGTCGGCGTCACCAACGACGGCACCCGCTGCGAGACCCCTGCCCAGTGTCTGCGGCTGGCCCGCGACGGCGACGACATCGAGTACCGCAGCGTCTCGATCACCCGCGCCGGGTTCACCGACGCCGGTGAACCCGCCACCGCCAGCTACGCCACCCTGCACTTCGACAACCAGCAGCTCAACGATGCCAAGACGGAGTTCGTCGGCGCCGGAGACGAGTCCGCCGCGAGCACGAAGGCGCCGCCGCGCGGCAACCGCCAGCCCGGGCGGAGCGATCCACTCGTCCTCGGCGGCCTGCTGCCCAAGACCGGCGACCTGGCGTTGGCGTATCCGCCGATGGCGGCCGGTGCGGCGCTGGCGATCAAGGAGATCAACGCGGCCGGCGGTGTGCTCGGCGAGGACGTGGTCTGGATCGACGGCGACGACGGCACCAGCCCGACGGTGGCCAGACGGACGATCGCCAACCACGTCGACGCCGGGGTGCACGTGATCATCGGAGCCGGTGCTTCCGGTATCTCCACCGCCGTCCTGCCGGACGTGGTGAAGGCCGGCCGTATCCTGTTCTCCCCGTCGAACACCGCCGCGTCGCTGACCGACGCGGACGACAACGGTCTCTACTTCCGCACCGCGCCGCCGGACAGCCTGCAGGGTCGGGCGCTGGCCGACGTGATCCTCCGCGACGGGCCGCAGAAGATCGCCATCGTGGCCCGTGCGGACGCCTACGGCGAGGGGCTTCAGGACGCCGTCCGGGCCGAGCTGGAACGGGCCGGTTTCGGCGGCGACAAGGTGAAGCTGCTCGGCTACGAGCCGGGCGAAAGCGCCGAGGCCGCTCCGATCAACTTCAGCGACGGCGCCCGGCAGATCAAGGAGTTCGGTGCCGACGCCGTACTCATCATCGGCTTCGGCGAGTCGGCCGCGGTGATCCGGGCCCTAGCCGACGCCGACGTGCCGCTGGCCGCGCTGGGCCGCTGA
- the idi gene encoding isopentenyl-diphosphate Delta-isomerase produces MSLSREAHLVELVNEAGRRTGSATVAAAHQAPGLLHRAFSVLLVSPDGRVLLQRRAAAKTRFPLRWANSCCGHPRPGEGVAESANRRLREELGVAPVTLTEVGVYVYRAEDPATGRVEVEYDHVLRGEFSPDAPLTPEPGEVAELRWVDPVTLTTQLVRDPDAYAPWLAGVVDRLLNPSVTVGDASERSGGR; encoded by the coding sequence ATGTCACTGTCGCGGGAAGCTCACCTGGTCGAACTGGTCAACGAGGCGGGCCGGCGGACGGGGTCGGCGACCGTGGCCGCCGCCCACCAGGCACCCGGTCTACTGCACCGCGCCTTCTCGGTGCTGCTCGTCTCGCCGGACGGCCGGGTCCTGCTCCAACGCCGCGCCGCCGCGAAGACACGGTTCCCACTGCGCTGGGCCAACTCGTGCTGCGGTCACCCGCGACCAGGCGAGGGCGTGGCCGAGTCCGCCAACCGCCGGTTGCGCGAGGAACTCGGCGTCGCCCCGGTGACGCTCACCGAGGTCGGGGTCTATGTGTACCGCGCCGAGGATCCCGCCACCGGACGGGTCGAAGTCGAGTACGACCACGTCCTGCGCGGTGAGTTCTCGCCGGACGCACCACTGACCCCCGAGCCTGGCGAGGTCGCCGAGCTGCGCTGGGTCGACCCCGTGACGCTGACCACCCAGCTCGTCCGCGACCCCGACGCGTACGCGCCGTGGCTGGCCGGAGTGGTCGACCGTCTGCTGAATCCCTCGGTCACGGTCGGCGACGCGTCGGAGCGGTCAGGTGGCCGATGA
- the crtI gene encoding phytoene desaturase family protein, whose protein sequence is MRTVDGRTDRVVVVGAGLGGLACALHLAGSGRQVTLLEREPVPGGRAGRLSVDGYEFDTGPTVLTMPDLIAEALGAVGEELSDWVDLMPLDPAYRAYYPDGSTLDVVTDTARMAAEISRVCGPREADGYLRFVDFARNLWRLERADFIERNLDAPTDLLTANLLKLVATGAFRRLQTKIDQFFRDPRTRRIFSFQAMYAGLAPHDALAIYAVIAYLDSVAGVYFPRGGVHAVSRGLAGAAEKHGVKIRYGTTVTRVETSNGRATGVLTADGEFVPADVVVLNPDLPVAYRDLLPASRQRRLTYSPSCVVLHVGSNQGYRRIAHHNIHFGRSWKGTFDEVIRRGELMSDPSLLVTNPSRTDAAVAPTGRHTYYVLAPVPNLERAPFDWRGDLTARYTDQLVATLEERGYVGFGAGVEVLRAITPAEWAKQGMAAGTPFAAAHTLFQTGPFRPSNLHPSLSNVVFVGSGTQPGVGVPMVLISGKLTAGRITGGDR, encoded by the coding sequence GTGCGGACTGTGGACGGGCGCACGGATCGGGTGGTGGTCGTCGGGGCGGGCCTCGGCGGTTTGGCCTGCGCGCTGCACCTGGCCGGCAGCGGACGGCAGGTGACCCTGCTGGAACGCGAGCCGGTGCCGGGCGGACGAGCCGGGCGGCTCAGCGTGGACGGCTACGAGTTCGACACCGGCCCGACCGTGCTCACCATGCCCGACCTGATCGCCGAGGCGCTCGGCGCGGTGGGCGAGGAACTGTCCGACTGGGTCGACCTGATGCCGCTCGACCCGGCCTACCGCGCCTACTACCCGGACGGCTCCACGCTCGACGTGGTGACCGACACCGCCCGGATGGCGGCGGAGATCTCCCGGGTCTGCGGTCCCCGGGAGGCGGACGGCTACCTGCGGTTCGTGGACTTCGCCCGCAACCTGTGGCGGCTGGAGCGGGCCGACTTCATCGAGCGCAACCTCGACGCCCCCACCGACCTGCTCACCGCCAACCTGCTCAAACTGGTCGCCACCGGCGCCTTCCGGCGCCTCCAGACCAAGATCGACCAATTCTTCCGCGATCCGAGGACCCGGCGCATCTTCTCCTTCCAGGCGATGTACGCCGGTCTCGCCCCGCACGACGCGCTGGCCATCTACGCGGTCATCGCGTACCTCGACTCGGTGGCCGGGGTCTACTTCCCGCGCGGCGGCGTCCACGCGGTCTCGCGCGGGCTGGCCGGCGCCGCCGAGAAGCACGGCGTCAAGATCCGGTACGGCACCACGGTGACCCGGGTGGAGACCTCCAACGGCCGGGCCACCGGCGTGCTGACCGCCGACGGCGAGTTCGTCCCCGCCGACGTGGTGGTTCTCAACCCCGACCTTCCGGTGGCCTACCGCGACCTGCTGCCAGCGAGCCGGCAACGCCGGTTGACCTACTCGCCGTCCTGCGTCGTGCTGCACGTCGGCTCGAACCAGGGTTACCGGCGCATCGCGCACCACAACATCCACTTCGGGCGCTCCTGGAAGGGCACGTTCGACGAGGTCATCCGGCGCGGTGAGCTGATGAGCGACCCGTCCCTGCTGGTCACCAACCCGAGCCGGACGGACGCGGCGGTGGCCCCCACCGGGCGGCACACCTACTACGTGCTCGCCCCGGTGCCCAACCTGGAACGGGCGCCGTTCGACTGGCGCGGCGACCTCACCGCCCGGTACACCGACCAGCTCGTCGCCACCCTTGAGGAGCGCGGCTACGTCGGCTTCGGCGCGGGCGTCGAGGTGCTCCGGGCGATCACCCCGGCCGAGTGGGCGAAGCAGGGCATGGCGGCCGGCACCCCGTTCGCCGCCGCGCACACCCTGTTCCAGACCGGCCCGTTCCGCCCGTCCAACCTGCACCCGTCGCTGTCCAACGTGGTCTTCGTCGGCTCGGGCACCCAGCCCGGCGTCGGAGTCCCTATGGTGCTCATCTCGGGCAAGCTGACCGCCGGTCGCATCACCGGTGGTGACCGGTGA
- a CDS encoding BldC family transcriptional regulator, whose product MASRTHEPEPLLTPAEVASMFRVDPKTVTRWAKAGKLSAIRTLGGHRRYRESEVRALLQGQIPQQRQGD is encoded by the coding sequence ATGGCATCGCGAACGCACGAACCAGAGCCGCTACTCACACCGGCCGAGGTGGCGTCGATGTTCCGTGTCGACCCGAAGACGGTGACCCGCTGGGCGAAGGCCGGCAAGCTGAGCGCCATCCGGACCCTGGGCGGACACCGCCGGTATCGCGAGTCCGAGGTCAGGGCACTGTTGCAGGGGCAGATCCCGCAGCAGCGCCAAGGGGACTGA